In a genomic window of Sulfurisphaera tokodaii str. 7:
- a CDS encoding antibiotic biosynthesis monooxygenase family protein — translation MISVGFYYRVKRGFEGEFERKFGEVVSFLSSFKGFRGARLYRSVDDPSEYLIYSEWDDLESYKNFINSTAYRETVEYGKSIIEGRPTHKVFQQVNT, via the coding sequence TTGATTAGTGTTGGTTTTTATTATAGGGTTAAGAGGGGTTTTGAGGGTGAGTTTGAGAGGAAGTTTGGTGAGGTTGTTTCTTTTTTGTCTAGTTTTAAGGGTTTTAGGGGTGCTAGGCTTTATAGGAGTGTTGATGATCCTTCTGAGTATTTGATTTATAGTGAGTGGGATGATTTGGAGTCTTATAAGAATTTTATTAATAGTACTGCTTATAGGGAGACTGTTGAGTATGGTAAAAGTATTATTGAGGGTAGACCAACACACAAAGTATTCCAACAAGTAAACACATAA
- the soxL2 gene encoding Rieske iron-sulfur protein SoxL2 gives MIKIRLGDKDEKTVLNYSDLVFIKRLLAKMRDPKTKFDSKEFVSKGEDYLFNYVNKNVGSVDEKRRKFLKGLIFGIAAATVAAIIPGVEVVVPPQVAAVSGFPKSLLVDSSGNPIKASEIPVNSPYIVLFEYPMTGEPNFLLNLGDSSGKPVEVPPTKVVVPQTGDTYDFPGGVGPNKSIVAYSAICQHLGCTPPYIHFYPPQYVSPSQLTAPEPDQLTAQALLAAKQAKVPAIIHCDCHGSTYDPYRGAAVLTGPTQRPLPTVVLEWDSSTDYLYAVGSIGVAIYPEGANGVPSSDPKADLDTSFGSPVGNKTTVQETQNPFSGS, from the coding sequence ATGATAAAAATAAGATTAGGAGACAAGGATGAAAAGACAGTACTTAATTACTCAGATCTGGTCTTTATAAAGAGGTTATTAGCTAAAATGAGAGATCCTAAGACTAAGTTTGATTCTAAGGAGTTTGTTTCTAAGGGAGAGGACTATTTATTTAATTATGTAAATAAAAACGTAGGTAGTGTTGATGAGAAAAGAAGAAAATTCCTTAAAGGTCTAATCTTTGGAATAGCTGCTGCAACAGTAGCTGCTATCATTCCGGGAGTCGAAGTCGTAGTTCCTCCTCAAGTAGCTGCTGTTTCTGGATTTCCTAAATCTCTTCTTGTAGATTCATCTGGAAATCCAATTAAAGCTTCTGAAATACCAGTAAACAGTCCTTATATTGTTCTCTTTGAATATCCTATGACTGGAGAACCAAACTTTCTATTGAATTTAGGAGATTCGTCTGGTAAACCAGTAGAAGTACCTCCTACAAAAGTCGTAGTCCCACAGACCGGAGATACTTATGATTTTCCTGGAGGAGTAGGTCCAAATAAATCAATAGTAGCCTATAGTGCAATATGTCAACATCTTGGTTGTACTCCACCATATATACACTTTTATCCACCGCAATATGTTAGTCCTTCACAATTAACTGCACCAGAACCAGATCAATTAACCGCACAAGCATTATTGGCAGCTAAACAAGCTAAAGTACCAGCAATAATCCATTGTGACTGTCACGGTTCTACATATGATCCATATCGTGGTGCTGCTGTTTTAACCGGTCCTACACAGAGACCATTACCTACAGTTGTATTGGAGTGGGATTCTAGCACAGACTATCTTTATGCTGTAGGATCTATTGGAGTTGCAATTTATCCAGAAGGAGCAAATGGAGTACCGTCATCTGATCCAAAAGCTGATCTTGATACTAGTTTTGGCTCTCCAGTTGGTAATAAGACAACTGTTCAAGAAACACAAAATCCTTTTAGTGGAAGTTAA
- the cbsB gene encoding cytochrome b558/566 subunit B: MRISSFLEKDIKYFFIILGISAFLQFMFSEAFVFPSALPIHIPAEMILLRIGAVSFYIFFISLILVSLLLSNKVKALLPLSIVLIISPILAYLNVSYTYYYGIEIFIIIVAIMALIEATVKSDVKVVLLIPSGILVGLGLIASFFITFYHTTLYISYLDFLIFSAITFLVYTVFWRKIISKRSVIAYIVGLISMYPFVMFAHEIITNRYIQILMEMILPSALGITIYNPSHLLYLVYFLGIITFSIISIIIKGNSAAGIGYFMLISTVFFGIYGYLLLMYMLVPTIGYVLMCYNEMREENIIKYLSQKLKIKNQ; the protein is encoded by the coding sequence ATGAGAATTTCATCCTTTTTAGAAAAAGATATAAAATATTTTTTTATAATTCTAGGCATTTCTGCATTTCTTCAATTTATGTTTTCTGAAGCTTTCGTTTTTCCTTCAGCCTTACCTATTCACATCCCTGCTGAAATGATCCTCCTTAGAATAGGTGCAGTTTCTTTTTACATCTTTTTCATTTCTCTTATCCTAGTCTCACTTCTTTTATCTAACAAAGTAAAAGCTCTTCTACCTTTATCAATAGTGCTTATAATATCCCCTATTTTAGCGTATTTAAACGTCAGTTATACATATTATTACGGTATTGAAATATTTATAATAATAGTAGCTATTATGGCACTGATAGAAGCTACTGTTAAAAGTGACGTAAAAGTAGTACTTCTTATCCCATCTGGAATACTAGTAGGATTAGGTTTAATAGCGTCATTTTTCATTACTTTCTATCATACTACTCTTTACATAAGTTATTTAGATTTTCTCATTTTTTCTGCAATTACATTTTTAGTCTATACTGTATTTTGGAGAAAGATAATTAGCAAAAGGAGTGTTATTGCCTATATTGTGGGCTTAATAAGTATGTATCCGTTTGTTATGTTTGCTCATGAGATTATAACAAACAGATATATACAAATCCTAATGGAAATGATACTTCCGTCAGCTCTCGGTATAACTATCTATAATCCTTCCCACTTACTCTATTTAGTTTACTTCTTAGGGATAATTACATTTTCTATTATTTCTATCATTATTAAGGGTAATAGCGCAGCAGGGATTGGTTATTTTATGCTTATATCTACTGTATTTTTCGGAATATACGGCTATCTATTACTAATGTATATGCTAGTTCCCACTATTGGTTATGTTCTCATGTGTTATAACGAGATGAGAGAAGAAAATATTATTAAATATTTATCACAAAAATTGAAGATAAAAAATCAATAA
- a CDS encoding ABC transporter ATP-binding protein: protein MIRIVNLYKKFGDFLALKGVSFDVNNGEVVGFVGLNGAGKTTTIKISAGVNFPTSGDVEIDGYSITKDKRKASRNVGWVPELPNFEPDVKALDYFVYLAGYYGISSQEAKNLGKKLLEEVGLSEWMNVKIGKFSQGMKKRFALAVSLAGNPNNFLFDEVLNGLDPAGMQFFKDLVIKMKNEGRAILFSSHILSEVENIADRVVFIHKGKIIGIKKMEDLRKMVSTNIVKAVVNNYNEALKVAEKYGKPAIVNGQIIISDFKGDISELSSELKPYGLIEIGYERQNLESVFFQLISESEKSESR from the coding sequence ATGATTAGAATAGTAAATCTCTATAAAAAGTTTGGTGATTTCTTAGCTCTTAAAGGAGTTTCCTTTGATGTAAATAATGGAGAAGTTGTGGGCTTTGTTGGACTAAATGGAGCTGGTAAAACGACTACAATAAAAATTTCAGCTGGTGTAAATTTTCCTACATCTGGTGATGTGGAGATTGATGGATATAGTATTACTAAAGATAAAAGGAAAGCAAGTAGAAACGTAGGTTGGGTTCCAGAACTACCTAATTTTGAGCCGGATGTAAAAGCTTTGGATTACTTTGTCTATTTAGCTGGCTATTACGGTATTTCCTCTCAAGAAGCTAAAAACCTGGGCAAAAAGCTTTTAGAAGAGGTAGGTCTCTCAGAATGGATGAACGTAAAGATTGGTAAGTTTTCTCAAGGAATGAAGAAGAGGTTTGCCTTAGCTGTTTCATTAGCTGGTAATCCTAATAACTTTCTATTTGATGAAGTTTTAAATGGCTTAGATCCTGCAGGGATGCAATTCTTTAAAGATTTAGTAATAAAGATGAAAAATGAAGGGAGAGCTATACTTTTCTCTTCTCATATTTTATCTGAGGTTGAAAACATAGCAGATAGAGTAGTGTTTATTCATAAAGGTAAGATAATTGGAATTAAAAAGATGGAAGACTTAAGGAAAATGGTTTCAACAAACATTGTAAAAGCAGTGGTAAACAATTACAACGAAGCACTAAAGGTTGCTGAAAAATATGGTAAACCGGCTATAGTGAATGGACAAATAATTATATCTGATTTTAAGGGCGATATCTCTGAACTATCGAGCGAACTAAAACCTTATGGTTTAATAGAAATTGGTTATGAAAGACAAAATCTTGAAAGTGTTTTCTTCCAATTAATTTCTGAGAGTGAAAAAAGTGAAAGCCGTTGA
- a CDS encoding cytochrome b N-terminal domain-containing protein — protein MSDRVSNWFKERLGLDDLPFFRTPDYMYKVNFWLGALVASAFIYTVISGLILLLYYNPDQGYESTLFIIDKVPYGSVVLYSHLYGAYAMIILAYVHMFRNYFAGAYKRPRELLWIIGVIMFALTLGTSFLGYSLIGDALATSAVDVGSGIVSSIPGLSGLLPVLFGNYDAGQYGRVLALHIIFAALIGVLFAFHFFLAEHYGMMPSRKEKPKAPAVYTKEEWMKFNPWWPRNFVYMISLVFLTWGFILVIPNALSYLSGLPQQLNPFLNPKPAPPPNSPAAAHITTYPPWFFLFLYKMADFTNNVLLFLLFSSIIPLVYLIIVPFLDRSAELHPLKRKVFTGIGILMIVYLIQNTIWGDLTPGVPIPFSQQVMAFLPPAVIVAIGMYFLPSPKTETNDSPSLTQSTKITKVSTQNLPSLPIKAVGKVEVASETKKKFAEILISILFIMAVILAAQIWTIPSTGPASNLFGIDLGLIFIMLGEAISLYHYVVYKK, from the coding sequence ATGAGTGATAGAGTCTCAAATTGGTTTAAGGAAAGACTAGGACTAGATGATTTACCATTTTTCAGAACACCAGACTATATGTATAAGGTTAATTTCTGGCTAGGAGCTCTAGTAGCTTCAGCGTTTATCTACACAGTAATATCGGGTTTAATATTACTTCTCTATTATAATCCAGATCAGGGTTACGAGTCTACACTATTTATCATAGATAAAGTTCCTTATGGATCTGTAGTCCTATACAGTCACTTGTATGGAGCTTATGCGATGATAATTTTAGCCTATGTTCATATGTTTAGAAATTACTTTGCTGGAGCATACAAAAGACCAAGAGAGTTATTATGGATAATTGGAGTTATTATGTTTGCTTTGACATTAGGCACTTCCTTCCTTGGATATAGCTTAATAGGTGATGCATTAGCAACTAGTGCTGTAGATGTAGGTTCTGGAATAGTTTCCTCAATTCCAGGGTTATCTGGGTTATTGCCAGTATTATTCGGAAATTACGATGCTGGTCAATACGGTAGAGTATTAGCGTTACATATAATTTTTGCTGCACTTATTGGAGTGTTATTTGCATTTCACTTCTTCTTAGCTGAGCATTACGGAATGATGCCTTCAAGAAAAGAAAAACCAAAAGCACCAGCAGTTTACACAAAAGAAGAGTGGATGAAATTTAACCCATGGTGGCCAAGGAATTTTGTTTACATGATATCATTAGTCTTCCTAACTTGGGGCTTTATACTAGTTATTCCAAATGCGCTATCATATTTAAGTGGATTGCCACAACAACTAAACCCATTCTTAAATCCAAAACCAGCTCCTCCACCAAATTCCCCAGCTGCTGCACACATAACAACTTATCCGCCATGGTTCTTCCTATTCCTATATAAGATGGCTGATTTTACTAACAACGTGTTATTGTTCCTACTGTTTAGCTCAATAATACCCCTAGTTTACCTAATAATTGTGCCATTCCTAGATAGAAGTGCAGAACTACATCCTCTAAAAAGGAAAGTATTCACTGGTATAGGAATACTGATGATTGTGTATTTAATTCAAAATACTATTTGGGGTGATCTAACTCCTGGTGTACCAATTCCATTTAGTCAACAAGTAATGGCATTCTTACCGCCCGCAGTAATAGTTGCTATAGGAATGTATTTCTTACCATCACCTAAAACAGAAACAAATGATTCACCATCATTAACTCAATCTACAAAAATTACTAAAGTAAGCACACAAAACCTACCTAGTTTACCAATAAAAGCTGTAGGAAAAGTGGAGGTCGCTTCTGAAACTAAGAAGAAATTTGCTGAAATTTTAATATCAATACTCTTCATTATGGCTGTAATATTAGCAGCACAAATATGGACAATACCCTCTACTGGACCAGCATCTAATCTATTTGGTATCGACTTAGGGCTAATATTTATAATGTTAGGGGAAGCAATATCCTTGTATCATTACGTAGTATATAAGAAATAA
- a CDS encoding MMPL family transporter, whose translation MNRKFIVTIIVWVLILLFSMYLASQSFAHLSYNENVTLPSNSKAFIATNLLSKYFPSGSGNNSIDIVLVNSTPYEDYLIEQKLLNIPLITNVSGVPNVYISYANFLGKVINQTGSLLNESAYALYIFPEKFLFLLNETHNESLALSEAEKGMPSSYSSFYENFANTYVKTENYTLAFELSISTLNKTQLIALAFINPQGFVTPEYVEKQLPIATAKVLNISPQVSSLLLFKSVNNALESNPKAFFSLLNPPSSLLAVYSKNHTDVILIYTKYSATAVYSNGTFIDEQIVPQIKESVKEVFNGTFYVTGETPVFAELSQLQNEYDAITFILIFAFLLVVTAIYFRSILAPIITLITISLSIISGLAMVTLVSLVTKQQIDFQVIEPMIAVIMGVGTDYSIFLLSRFREELSKGVDKWKAMEISVKTSGKAILISGTTVTIVFLSMTFIPFAGQWGLIIGLSVPFAVGIAVTLLPIIYGALGKKVFWPSKEFKVKPRFEKVAKLSTSKPVIVFVIALVIGLIAGFYVFSTPLNLNFQSYLPNTPAVQGLNVINKAFGENYLNPILVVFNYSHPITLQDLIQVGKFEAEVSKLNGIEEVFGPVPPNFNGTITPSVLSMFKANVGNNNRTLLVTIIPSYKYDSIQAYNLVKEIQSLTKTGYVGGTTADYLAFMDYLFPYYYTLMLLLPVVLAIIVAIFIRSIRIGIGVSLSIILTIVSALAIVYLGFRISPDVGILFLIPIAVYVLMMGLGNDYSIFILSRVKEEIENGEKDPIVKGLSISANTITALGVILAFSFGALAINPIKSIQELGLAIALAAILDTFIVRTIIYPAILKISLVKRVEQSK comes from the coding sequence ATGAATAGAAAGTTTATCGTAACAATAATAGTTTGGGTCTTAATTCTTCTTTTCTCGATGTATTTGGCCTCACAATCTTTCGCACACCTTTCCTATAACGAAAACGTAACACTTCCATCAAACAGTAAAGCATTTATCGCAACTAATCTACTTAGTAAATACTTCCCATCAGGTAGCGGTAACAACTCTATTGATATTGTCTTAGTTAACTCCACACCTTACGAGGATTATTTAATAGAACAAAAACTACTTAATATACCTTTGATAACTAATGTAAGTGGAGTACCTAACGTTTACATAAGCTATGCGAACTTTTTAGGAAAAGTAATTAACCAAACCGGATCGTTACTTAACGAAAGTGCTTATGCACTTTATATCTTTCCAGAAAAATTCCTGTTCTTGTTAAACGAAACACATAACGAAAGTCTAGCCTTAAGTGAAGCTGAAAAAGGAATGCCTTCTTCATACTCCTCGTTTTATGAAAACTTCGCTAATACTTACGTGAAAACTGAAAATTATACTTTAGCATTTGAACTTAGTATTTCGACCTTAAACAAAACTCAGTTAATCGCATTAGCATTTATCAATCCTCAAGGATTTGTTACGCCAGAGTACGTAGAGAAGCAATTACCAATTGCTACTGCAAAAGTTTTAAACATTTCACCACAAGTATCTTCCCTTCTACTGTTTAAAAGTGTTAATAATGCATTAGAATCGAACCCTAAAGCTTTCTTCAGCCTTTTAAATCCTCCCTCCTCACTACTTGCAGTTTATTCTAAGAACCACACAGATGTTATTCTTATTTACACTAAATATTCAGCTACTGCTGTATATTCAAACGGTACCTTTATTGATGAGCAAATTGTACCACAGATAAAGGAAAGTGTTAAGGAAGTTTTTAACGGAACATTTTACGTTACTGGTGAAACACCAGTATTTGCTGAGCTTTCTCAATTGCAGAATGAGTATGATGCAATTACATTTATCTTAATTTTCGCTTTCCTACTTGTCGTAACAGCTATCTACTTCAGAAGCATTTTAGCACCTATTATAACCTTAATTACTATAAGCCTTTCGATCATTTCCGGTTTAGCTATGGTAACCCTAGTGAGTTTAGTAACAAAACAGCAAATAGACTTCCAAGTAATAGAACCTATGATAGCCGTAATCATGGGTGTAGGAACTGATTATAGTATATTCTTACTCTCACGTTTCAGAGAAGAACTAAGTAAAGGAGTTGATAAATGGAAGGCCATGGAAATTTCTGTGAAAACGTCTGGGAAAGCGATTTTGATAAGTGGAACAACAGTAACTATAGTCTTTCTTTCAATGACTTTTATTCCGTTTGCTGGACAATGGGGATTAATAATCGGTCTTTCAGTACCGTTTGCTGTAGGAATTGCTGTAACTTTATTACCAATAATCTACGGAGCTTTAGGGAAAAAGGTGTTCTGGCCTTCAAAAGAATTTAAGGTAAAACCAAGGTTTGAAAAAGTTGCTAAACTGTCAACATCTAAACCGGTAATAGTGTTTGTAATTGCTTTAGTCATTGGTTTAATAGCAGGCTTCTATGTATTTTCAACTCCTTTAAATTTAAATTTCCAATCGTACTTACCTAATACACCAGCTGTACAAGGATTAAATGTAATTAATAAGGCTTTTGGAGAAAATTATCTAAACCCTATTCTTGTAGTATTTAACTATTCTCACCCTATAACGCTACAGGATTTAATCCAGGTAGGGAAATTTGAGGCTGAGGTTAGTAAGTTAAATGGTATTGAGGAAGTCTTTGGACCAGTACCACCAAACTTTAACGGCACAATAACACCATCAGTTCTTAGTATGTTTAAGGCAAATGTTGGAAATAATAATAGGACATTGCTCGTTACTATAATACCCTCTTACAAGTATGATAGTATACAGGCTTACAACTTGGTCAAGGAAATTCAAAGTTTAACTAAAACTGGTTATGTTGGGGGAACTACTGCTGATTACTTAGCTTTCATGGATTATTTATTTCCTTACTACTATACATTAATGCTTCTATTACCCGTAGTTTTAGCAATAATAGTAGCAATTTTCATACGTTCAATTAGAATAGGTATTGGTGTCTCATTAAGTATAATACTAACTATAGTATCCGCTTTAGCTATAGTGTATTTAGGATTTAGAATTTCACCAGATGTAGGAATACTATTCTTGATTCCTATAGCAGTTTACGTATTAATGATGGGTTTAGGAAATGATTACAGTATATTTATTCTTTCTAGAGTGAAAGAAGAAATTGAGAATGGCGAAAAAGATCCAATAGTAAAGGGATTATCTATTTCAGCCAATACTATAACTGCTTTGGGTGTAATTTTAGCCTTTTCGTTCGGCGCATTAGCTATAAATCCCATTAAATCTATTCAAGAACTTGGTTTAGCAATAGCTTTGGCTGCAATTCTAGATACTTTCATAGTTAGAACTATAATTTATCCAGCAATTCTCAAAATCTCTTTAGTAAAAAGAGTGGAACAAAGTAAATAA
- the cbsA gene encoding cytochrome b558/566 subunit A, whose translation MSVKPSTKLTISIVLSVLLLGVLLAVTNTPMAQTSPDIPVYKVVGTADLSNPGSASYWSNIPWINISLTANIPMAPTSGLTHYVLVKAAWNGSWIFVLVKWYAPNPAFGAWSAAAAGIYPPAAGPGLFRQIMLTPGTTYTIEKNYTNYISIVNGKTYQGRLVLNYSGILLPTPNGTQITVLSNGSIILWHSLRPMEDLLYSDGMFYGYYTNSTWYYPDRVAMMWYMGSVIPPSKDGMNIGGKYPGQKFDGVTFKYAGGSLAQPGGAANIWMWVSGATWNNSTYDPAFKVNLWQNESLTGLPYVDPGNHGFAVPLYTNNTDMYEVDCAGIWYTPVASKGLNGSLFFIWTGATWSNGYWTVEFARPLAVPPNYANWMPNITVGKTYYVAFAVWQGKLGETLFDKSITSSFLTLQLVTTPPTSTTTTTTSVSSSTSTSAAIPSTTVDVTVAGAVIAILALVILYVVYRR comes from the coding sequence ATGAGTGTAAAACCTTCTACCAAGTTAACCATAAGTATTGTTCTCTCAGTTCTTCTACTAGGAGTATTATTGGCAGTAACTAACACTCCTATGGCACAAACATCTCCAGATATACCAGTATACAAGGTTGTTGGTACAGCGGATTTATCTAACCCCGGTTCAGCATCTTATTGGTCAAATATTCCATGGATTAACATTTCCCTTACAGCAAATATTCCAATGGCACCAACTTCTGGTTTAACACACTATGTGTTAGTTAAGGCTGCTTGGAATGGATCATGGATATTTGTATTAGTAAAATGGTATGCTCCTAACCCGGCATTTGGTGCTTGGTCAGCAGCTGCAGCTGGAATTTATCCTCCAGCTGCTGGTCCAGGTTTATTTAGACAAATAATGCTTACTCCCGGAACCACATATACTATAGAAAAGAACTATACAAATTACATTTCAATTGTAAATGGAAAGACATATCAAGGTAGATTAGTTCTTAACTATTCTGGTATACTTTTACCTACTCCCAATGGAACTCAAATAACTGTCTTGTCTAATGGTTCAATAATTCTATGGCACTCCTTGAGACCTATGGAGGATTTATTATATAGTGATGGCATGTTTTATGGTTACTATACTAATTCAACATGGTACTATCCAGATAGGGTTGCTATGATGTGGTATATGGGTAGTGTAATACCACCGAGTAAGGACGGTATGAATATAGGTGGTAAATACCCCGGACAAAAATTCGATGGTGTTACTTTTAAGTATGCTGGAGGCTCTTTAGCCCAACCTGGAGGTGCTGCTAATATTTGGATGTGGGTGTCTGGAGCAACATGGAACAATTCCACTTATGATCCAGCATTTAAAGTGAATTTATGGCAGAACGAATCTTTGACTGGTTTACCATATGTTGATCCAGGTAATCATGGTTTTGCTGTACCCTTGTACACAAATAATACTGATATGTATGAGGTTGATTGTGCTGGAATATGGTATACACCAGTAGCATCTAAAGGATTAAATGGTTCACTATTCTTCATATGGACTGGTGCAACATGGAGTAATGGGTATTGGACTGTAGAGTTTGCTAGACCATTAGCTGTACCACCAAATTATGCTAATTGGATGCCTAATATAACAGTTGGGAAAACCTATTATGTTGCTTTCGCAGTATGGCAAGGTAAATTAGGAGAGACATTGTTTGATAAGTCGATAACATCCTCATTCTTAACATTACAGTTGGTAACTACACCACCAACATCAACAACAACCACAACTACATCAGTCTCATCATCCACTTCTACATCAGCAGCAATTCCATCAACCACAGTAGATGTGACTGTGGCTGGTGCAGTTATAGCTATTTTAGCTCTAGTAATACTCTATGTGGTGTATAGAAGATGA
- a CDS encoding MFS transporter translates to MNIKLVLLVLTLGTLMAAVDTTIVLLALPTITVDLNTDLLTSIWVLLAYLLVLAILTTQTGRLGDIIGRSKIYNLGFVLFTLASALAGASANIYELIAFRVIQAIGGAMLTANSNAIIADIFPPQERGRAYGITSLGWNIGALLGIVLGGILTTFFGWRFIFYINVPIGIIAVIIGLRNIKDINKVKSSLDITGALILGISLTLISLSVMFMAANGMSMQYLLELLVGLLLVPLFIYNEIKVKMPMINISVFKIRLLSFSLISSFLQGVGALALTFLLIMYLQGVRGLSPLDSSLLLTPSYIIASVLAPIMGRRADKGSPGLVAGIGLIFIFISLLLYYFLLTPTTPLYDILWISAITGIGSAMFWPSNAAAIMYYAPKEYYGSVSGISRTLGSIGTVLSYVMSISIATLVIPRYVAFEILLGTNALDPKTGADFVQGLHFAFLVSAVIIIFASIFSIASGIKRKLSS, encoded by the coding sequence ATGAATATCAAGCTTGTACTTTTAGTACTTACATTAGGAACACTAATGGCTGCAGTTGATACTACAATAGTTCTTTTAGCCTTACCTACTATAACTGTAGATCTAAATACAGACTTACTTACATCAATCTGGGTATTATTAGCTTACCTCTTGGTTTTAGCAATACTAACTACTCAGACTGGTAGGCTAGGTGATATTATAGGAAGAAGTAAAATCTACAACCTAGGCTTTGTATTATTTACCCTAGCATCTGCATTAGCTGGTGCTTCAGCAAATATTTACGAATTAATTGCGTTTAGAGTTATTCAGGCTATTGGGGGTGCAATGTTAACTGCTAATAGTAATGCCATAATTGCCGATATTTTCCCTCCTCAAGAAAGAGGAAGAGCATATGGGATAACTTCATTAGGATGGAATATTGGAGCTCTGCTTGGAATAGTGTTAGGAGGAATTTTAACTACATTCTTTGGATGGAGGTTCATATTCTACATTAATGTTCCTATCGGAATAATAGCTGTAATAATAGGTTTAAGAAATATTAAAGATATAAATAAAGTTAAATCATCCTTAGATATAACTGGAGCTTTAATTCTCGGAATCTCATTAACTTTAATATCACTTTCAGTTATGTTCATGGCTGCTAACGGTATGAGTATGCAATATCTTCTTGAGTTACTTGTTGGTCTCCTACTAGTGCCACTGTTTATTTATAATGAGATAAAGGTTAAAATGCCTATGATAAACATCTCAGTATTTAAAATAAGATTGTTATCCTTCTCTCTCATTTCAAGCTTTCTCCAGGGTGTTGGTGCATTAGCCTTAACATTCTTATTAATAATGTATTTACAAGGTGTCAGAGGTTTATCACCGTTAGATTCCTCTCTTCTGTTAACACCTAGTTATATTATAGCTAGTGTGCTAGCTCCAATAATGGGTAGAAGGGCTGATAAAGGCTCACCTGGTTTGGTTGCTGGGATAGGGTTGATATTCATATTTATCTCCCTACTCCTTTACTATTTCCTATTAACACCAACAACACCACTGTATGACATTTTATGGATTTCAGCAATAACTGGTATTGGTTCAGCAATGTTTTGGCCATCAAATGCAGCAGCAATTATGTATTATGCACCTAAGGAATACTATGGTTCTGTTTCTGGTATTTCTAGGACTTTAGGAAGCATAGGGACAGTCTTAAGTTATGTTATGAGCATTTCAATAGCTACTTTAGTTATTCCTAGATATGTTGCATTTGAAATCTTATTAGGTACAAACGCATTAGATCCGAAAACTGGTGCAGATTTTGTTCAAGGCTTACACTTTGCTTTTCTAGTTTCTGCTGTAATAATTATTTTTGCGTCAATATTCTCAATAGCTAGTGGAATAAAAAGAAAATTAAGTTCTTAG
- a CDS encoding zinc ribbon domain-containing protein, protein MKKCPRCGYENPDNAEFCEKCHYPLFEIRNLSINEVTETKERLKIVVFYYLLFASIFYIISILGFSIFPQYMSIINAIATIFLSLAIYESKVKWYYYFVNLSSLGLFLISKQPLVGYVIFSFSGIIISDYMRVIYNIEKDEIFRISFLILTIGYLGGLLFTILYNMIIAGYLVAVMESGKRIMEKGKAKNNLSSSKD, encoded by the coding sequence ATGAAAAAATGTCCTAGATGTGGTTATGAAAATCCAGATAATGCGGAATTTTGTGAGAAGTGTCATTATCCGCTCTTTGAAATAAGAAATTTATCGATCAATGAAGTCACTGAAACTAAAGAAAGATTAAAAATTGTAGTGTTTTATTATCTCTTATTTGCATCAATATTTTATATAATTAGTATACTAGGCTTTTCTATTTTTCCTCAATATATGAGTATTATAAACGCAATAGCTACTATTTTTCTCTCATTAGCAATATACGAGTCTAAAGTTAAATGGTATTATTATTTTGTTAATTTATCATCACTGGGCTTATTTCTTATATCAAAACAACCTTTGGTTGGATATGTTATATTTTCTTTCAGTGGCATTATTATTTCCGATTATATGAGAGTAATTTATAACATAGAGAAAGATGAAATTTTTAGAATATCATTTCTTATTCTTACCATAGGTTATTTAGGAGGTTTATTATTTACAATACTTTATAACATGATTATAGCTGGCTATCTTGTTGCTGTAATGGAGAGTGGAAAAAGAATAATGGAAAAAGGGAAGGCAAAAAATAATTTATCTTCTTCTAAGGACTAG